caaaaagtctgcgtcaataaaatagcgacccccccccctatttcggcaacagaATGTTATGACTCCACACCCCACCACTGATATACCTTACCCCTTAAACTAGGCTAAAATTGTTTTGAAATCgggtttttttaataaaataaacactatatctgtggtcatcttgtgactccctgcaTTTTGgtaatcaaaaattttatgacccaccccaatttttctttacaaaatattatgacccCCATATTTTGGACCCAcccattccgaagaaaatgccatcCCCTAATACATGCATATAATCCGAACAGATACAATAATATCAACCATAATCAAAAGTTATATGTTGCTCTAAATTTATTTAAATTCAACATCcacaaaaataaaagtaaaattcaAGTAGACttcaggtggtactacaccacttgataaatttgcgactatttttgcatttttctcaaaaaataatattacactgaaaacaaaaattatgtatattataggggcacggaattcagttactacacttgaatttcagtgactcaagataaagcagtacgttatttatgataagaaaagaggtaccgctagaatgtacctcatttcttaacatataatgaaccacttatctggaatcactgaaatgtcagtgaagtaactggattccctgatcctataatatacataacttttgttaccattgtgtagttattttgtgagaaaaatgcagtcagaaaatttatcagggtgtgtagtaccaccttaacaattAATGACTGACGAGAATGATTATCATTATACATACATATTGATAGAACTATATTATTAATTTACAATATCATAACATTAAATCatgattaagggatccaaaatgagcgtttattgcgtttcgacagtattttttgtgggacatgagagcacctcagacctatcgaattgcattctgaatacgaagcacgtctttctgacatcaaataattttaatttttttaaatcacaatataatacaaattttatgacaaattataaaaatttgatatttttcaaatttttgatatataacagtcctcgaagtaaattatataaatctaatgatatattcttaacgtgtatgtagcagggaggaaaagccgacggtcaattgaaaattttgacctttcatattgaagatatggattttttcccaaaagaccaaatttttttttgtgttttgggaaaaaaatccatatcttcaatacgaaaggtcaaaattctcaattgatcgtcggcttttcatcccacctacatacactttaagtataaatcatcagatttataaagtttacttcaagtactgataaatatcaaaaatatcaatttttaatgatttgccataaaatgtgtattaaattgcgaatttcaaaaatcaaaattacttgatatcagaatgacattcttcgtattcagaatgcaattcgatatgtctgatgtgctctaatgtcccaaaataaatactgtccaaacgttcataccccagcccttaagttaatcatgataattatgtatttattacaGAATGAACCACATCATATTTTCGACGTTTTTGATCCTGGGGAATTacgtatatttattttttataaccTAAGactacatttattatataaatgtaaCATTATTCAAATACGGAGAAATAAAGTCaaactatgtggtaaattaaatatgagaaatgtttttaacacaagtcaacacatacataaatgacagccatctgactcattagctcagttggtagagcatcggtccggtgatccgaaggtcccaggttcaaatcctggatggtcagtgaaattttttcactggctgtcatttatgtatgtgttgacttgtgttaaaaacctttctcatattattcaaataattttaataaacatgcaATATATTTATATTAACAGGTAAATTACAAAGTAGTAGGCCCTACCCAGGCCAGAAACCAGCTTTGATTTGAGGGAGGGGCGGGGGGTGGGGTAGTGATTTTTGACAAAGTGGATTTGGGGCAGATATTTAAAATCtggcactttttcaaaatttggactctTTCTTAACTGAAAAAACATAACAAACCTCGATTCGCTGGCGACGCTCGCAAATGGCTATTTTTGGCGATTCCACTGGTTACAAGCCTGGTAGTACCACAGTAAAGACAAAACGTTATACGGACAACTTTAAATGTGTccgttatataaagggtgtaaaacgttttagtaacatcacaaaagcatttttgaaaacttgatgcaaaccaattgatattatataatgttatattgaaaaaatattttgcaaaaatgtttgccaacaaatattttgcaataacattttgacagcattttcattttattttgttgtagtgtttttaaaatgttttcatgatctttacatATCTataaccattgaataggcttctttgcaattttcatttttcgacctcgtgttacttaaacactCATATCTTTTCTCACTGCAGGAGTGTCGTACGGTAGTGGTTGAGGTGTcaaaaatgcgcaggacaatcacccgcatgcgatcatttagcaaacatacaaaattggtcgctagattttaagggatctaaaatgagcgtttattgcgtttcgacagtattttttgtgggacatgagagcacctcagacctatcgaattgcattctgaatacgaagcatgtctttctgatatcaaataattttcatttttgaaaatcacaatataatacatattttatgacaaattataaaaatttgatatttttcaaatttttgatatataacagtcctcgaagtaaattatataaatctaatgatatattcttaaagagtatgtagcagggaggaaaagccgacggtcaattgaaaattttgacctttcatattgaagatacgtatttttttccccaaaagacctaattttttttggtgttttgggaaaaaaatccacatcttcaatacgaaaggtcaaaattttcaattgatcgtcggcttttcatcccacctacatacactttaagtataaatcatcagatttataaagtttacttcaagtactgttaaatatcaaaaatatcaattttaatgatttgccataaaatgtgtattaaattgcgaatttcaaaaatcaaaattatttgatatcagaatgacattcttcgtattcagaatgcaattcgatatgtctgctgtgctctaatgtcccacaataaatactgtccaaacgttcataccccagcccttaatagtgggtaaatttcctaaccataaagaaactttttttgcatagtttacgaatacaatacaggaacatgcatcattgtgggtttaaatgtcattataatgatattatatgcgaatgcacactaaaacaacaatttacaactatagtagatccattttctatctattgatcacagggaatccttcgtggaactgttttttaaacattaattatcacactcgcgtgttCAGTAGCAGcaagaacggcgatgtcgactctggagacgaaaatttgactgccaaaagcaaccgctggcggcgcatcgtattgtgaaacgtgagaggaccaatctattgtaaaattttgtggagggtgtccGCCTTTTGGTCTTTTTCGTTAACACTTATTTTATAGAGGCATACGCTTAACGGTATACGTGCTATTTACATCTCATGAATAATCACACCAGAAAAGGTAGTACGATCAGAATTATGAAACTGTCCATTTGGGGTAGTACTCTTCAACCAGACTTTATCACCACTAGCCAGTTGCAATACCGCCGAATTGCTCCTCGCTATGAAGTAGTCAGTGCCATGTATGTAAACATACACCCCATTAATATTGTCCTGATTTTTCATCAGAAAAACCTCGAGAGTCTCATCATAAGCGTATATACTGTACGTGAATCGGTAAATGCCAGGGATGGTACACGTGAATATACCCGATGGTCCATCAAAATCATCTCCAACATTGGTGTGAATGCTAATAAAAGGCAAAGCTTCACCTGCATTATGAGTAAGGGATGCACCTAGAACAGCCGAAAATGCTGATATATTATGAATATGAATCGACCCATTTTCACCTCTCTCACCACGTGGTCCGATGTCTCCTGGGTCCCCTTTGGCCCCTACTTTCCCAGTGGGCCCACGGCAGCAGGTATTACATCCAATTCGTTGACAACCGCCTCGTTGAAAGCGAAGAACGGCAAGAAGAAGCAACAGAAACTCCACAcctgaagaagaaaaaacaaacaaaaaaaacaactatAAAACacatatattaaaagggcatttcgtcatcatctccccacttttctcaatttaaaaatccattaaaaggaatggggcgcccaatgtgagcttggtcgtgatgtggtgaattccatggtgctTAGATTTAGTATTAGAATTATTTTTTTTCTATGGTAGAGGGGAAGATGATTAAATGCAAAAGATATGTGTTTGAGTGGCggaggtgtatgacaggaccgttttggattgaATTAAATCGATTTGTATTGAAATGAATGGTAGccagtagccccccccccccaatttgccaACGTATATAAAAGTCAAAAATTTGGGAAAGAAACTCCACTTTTCACAGAACTGCCCCCCCTGGAAagaaagtccattttcaaaatcagcaatTGTATTTATTGTAGTTAGGATATTGCATTGgctattgaatattgttgaatttcgttaagcAAGGGTAAGACTGTTATGATTaatagtatacagggtgtcccagaaaaaaattaccgagtgaataaaattgaacgtaagtcgagaaatagacatcaaaataaaaaaatgcaaaatgtagcgcatagcctattttgttgtgcatgaCATACGAaacttttatttgattcggttgactggtttcgaagaaatgaacgattgcctaatgcgtgcatcaatgcagttcattccaagtttgatcaacaggcgcttttttcatattTGCTCATCGCTTcccaaagtttgtgtatctcattaaatttagtccacattatctattaaaatccgacggtgttatgtcattcatgctttcactgaagatgaattacagtttgtccgagaaagctTTGATTTCTacaattggaagctctccaactttaattctttaggctgtgcaaatatactttacaaagaacatttgagccacgaatgacaatgatcaagtgcttacagctgtACGTGTGATTGttgataccacgcaacattaatgttgaagttttaaaagatttaaactttgcaatacaatttcttggaaatattccgaaaacattaatgtgtgtgagaagttttaaagccagctggaattctttatgtagtattcttcatgcaacatttatatcaacattaacgaaaaaagatatttacaaatacagaGCATCATctcacatgcaagctttcattttcaatatcgtgcaggttttcaaatttgaacaaaacctaattaaatgttttgcaagaaacaggttgtttaaaaagaacgaaaaggatttcaaatatgaagcccattgacagtttttaAACTActcgtgcgcattgtgttgaatgatcgttctttcaaacttggaatgaagtgaattgacacatgcgttatgtaatcgctcatttcttcgcgatcagtcaaccgattccagtaaaattggcgtataagatgcagaataagatgggatacacgct
Above is a genomic segment from Amphiura filiformis chromosome 10, Afil_fr2py, whole genome shotgun sequence containing:
- the LOC140162323 gene encoding complement C1q tumor necrosis factor-related protein 3-like, whose product is MDIKTGVEFLLLLLAVLRFQRGGCQRIGCNTCCRGPTGKVGAKGDPGDIGPRGERGENGSIHIHNISAFSAVLGASLTHNAGEALPFISIHTNVGDDFDGPSGIFTCTIPGIYRFTYSIYAYDETLEVFLMKNQDNINGVYVYIHGTDYFIARSNSAVLQLASGDKVWLKSTTPNGQFHNSDRTTFSGVIIHEM